One window from the genome of Alphaproteobacteria bacterium encodes:
- a CDS encoding ABC transporter permease yields MTETAPSQAPRWVNLALVPAVNLLIAFLISGLIIALIGEDPFKALKFLLIGAFGYPEATGFTLYYTTNFIFTGLAVAVAFHCGLFNIGGEGQAYLGGLGVGLICLNLGGWPFLLVLPVSIAAAMAFGAGWALIPAYLQAKRGSHIVITTIMFNFIASALMTYLMVEVLIKPGQQSPESREFEANTWLPFMHEMLQWIGIEVSRSPLNFSFFLALICSLCVWVFIWQTRWGYEIRTVGQNPTAAVYAGISPARTIMLTMCVSGALAGFVGVNEIMGVQHRLMLDFTGGYGFVGIAVALMGRNHPIGVFLAALLFGALYQGGTELSFEMPNITRHMVVVIQGLVILFSGALEHMLRPRIESFFVRRTVAVE; encoded by the coding sequence ATGACGGAAACCGCGCCCAGCCAGGCCCCACGCTGGGTCAACCTGGCCCTGGTGCCGGCGGTCAACCTGCTGATCGCCTTCCTCATCTCGGGCCTCATCATCGCGCTGATTGGCGAGGACCCGTTCAAGGCCCTCAAGTTCCTGCTGATCGGCGCCTTCGGCTATCCCGAGGCCACCGGCTTTACGCTCTATTACACCACCAACTTCATCTTCACCGGCCTGGCCGTGGCCGTGGCTTTCCATTGCGGGCTGTTCAACATCGGCGGCGAGGGCCAGGCCTATCTGGGCGGTCTGGGTGTTGGCCTGATCTGCCTCAATCTGGGCGGTTGGCCCTTTTTGCTGGTGCTGCCGGTCTCGATCGCCGCGGCCATGGCCTTCGGCGCCGGCTGGGCGCTGATCCCGGCCTATCTGCAAGCCAAGCGCGGCAGCCACATCGTCATCACCACCATCATGTTCAACTTCATCGCCTCGGCCTTGATGACCTATCTGATGGTCGAGGTGCTGATCAAGCCGGGCCAGCAATCGCCCGAGAGCCGCGAGTTCGAGGCCAACACCTGGCTGCCTTTCATGCATGAGATGCTGCAATGGATCGGCATCGAGGTCAGCCGCTCACCGCTCAATTTTTCCTTCTTCCTGGCCCTGATTTGTTCGCTCTGTGTTTGGGTCTTCATCTGGCAGACGCGCTGGGGTTACGAGATCCGCACGGTGGGCCAGAACCCCACGGCGGCGGTCTATGCCGGTATCTCGCCGGCCCGCACCATCATGCTGACCATGTGCGTCTCGGGCGCCCTGGCGGGCTTTGTCGGCGTCAACGAGATCATGGGCGTACAGCACCGGCTGATGCTCGACTTCACCGGCGGCTACGGCTTCGTCGGCATCGCCGTGGCGCTGATGGGGCGCAACCATCCCATCGGCGTCTTCCTGGCGGCGCTGCTATTCGGCGCGCTTTACCAAGGCGGCACGGAACTCAGCTTCGAGATGCCCAACATCACGCGCCACATGGTGGTGGTCATCCAGGGCCTGGTGATCCTGTTTTCCGGGGCGCTCGAGCACATGTTGAGGCCGCGCATCGAATCCTTTTTCGTGCGCCGCACCGTGGCGGTGGAGTAG